A single region of the Solwaraspora sp. WMMD406 genome encodes:
- a CDS encoding DUF6282 family protein encodes MCNDDLSPYEAVPPASMISIGYPGPRPDFLADAVDLHIHSGPDAIDRIGTSIDIARAAAAAGMKAIVLKDHLFPSYTKAVLTDQVVDGLRVFGGITMNGTAGGIAVRPVLAALAGGARVVMFPTFDGIRYVQKKKPGAIQLQHSFGQQITPILAVEDGKVLPHTEDVLQAVSDHPQVILSAGHLGPEEAIPIMRRAAELGIANKVIEHPNSSDWWSLDHYQQLVDCGTTFNMSYNPYQPIMGRRNFDELVELIGRVGAENCNLITDGGQPYNPMPAITMNVLCEMLYFQGVALDDIVAMAKTNPARLLGL; translated from the coding sequence ATGTGCAATGACGACCTCTCCCCGTACGAGGCCGTGCCGCCCGCGTCGATGATCTCCATCGGCTACCCCGGGCCACGGCCGGATTTCCTGGCCGACGCTGTTGACCTGCACATCCACAGCGGCCCGGACGCGATCGACCGGATCGGCACCAGCATCGACATCGCCCGCGCGGCCGCTGCGGCCGGCATGAAGGCGATCGTGCTCAAAGACCACCTCTTCCCGTCGTACACCAAGGCCGTCCTGACCGATCAGGTCGTCGACGGTCTGCGCGTCTTCGGCGGCATCACGATGAACGGCACCGCCGGCGGCATCGCCGTACGCCCGGTGCTGGCCGCGCTCGCCGGCGGTGCCCGGGTCGTGATGTTCCCGACCTTCGACGGAATCCGGTACGTCCAGAAGAAGAAGCCGGGCGCGATCCAGCTGCAACACTCGTTCGGCCAGCAGATCACCCCGATCCTCGCCGTCGAGGACGGCAAGGTCCTGCCGCACACCGAGGACGTGCTCCAAGCGGTGAGCGACCACCCGCAGGTCATCCTCTCCGCCGGGCACCTCGGCCCGGAGGAAGCGATCCCGATCATGCGTCGGGCGGCCGAGCTGGGTATCGCCAACAAGGTCATCGAGCACCCCAACTCCAGCGACTGGTGGAGCCTCGACCACTACCAGCAGCTCGTCGACTGCGGCACGACGTTCAACATGTCCTACAACCCGTACCAGCCGATCATGGGTCGGCGGAACTTCGACGAACTCGTCGAGCTGATCGGCCGGGTCGGGGCGGAGAACTGCAACCTGATCACCGACGGCGGCCAGCCGTACAACCCGATGCCGGCCATCACCATGAACGTGCTCTGCGAGATGCTGTACTTCCAGGGCGTCGCACTCGACGACATCGTCGCGATGGCCAAGACCAACCCGGCCCGCCTGCTCGGACTGTGA